The following coding sequences lie in one Epinephelus lanceolatus isolate andai-2023 chromosome 24, ASM4190304v1, whole genome shotgun sequence genomic window:
- the LOC144461882 gene encoding uncharacterized protein LOC144461882, translated as MANQKTQQQNRKHNNKTENTTTNQKTQRQIRKHNNKTENTTALTKPEKVGTLGRHEWSLIGLIRPLNRKDNTARQTETKEHAAMYCHNCGKEFEGKPNFCSDCGKRLQEDGDDTHAPPSKSQTIQTPTLGTFLEYRKRKTEERQKFSCGKMEAKKTSKVQINVGLMTIGKGGGVKPQRGKTLCLSTHPDITALDLLNQAVKKMRDFNKDLDEGPFLLLYPDGSEVINIPGTQRPFTLKTYKAEIGRPYQRITVFICSKKDFEEVGELPDTSDSDSEIVIKTTSREFDLADTLPFEPHHKSSPVHKEPDKVNGAGGLSLSTEVQQTIHLDEDHTYPGTSGCLDVKSSCYRNYTNLFAPIVIDDDEEDEVLIPEETNDMPSEESEPTTVQAPEVIANLALAIDRKKVSRFNISRSDVWDGAVRGFRRSSYSENSDIFVKFTDDAGSFEEGLDTGGPRREFLTLLMNHLRNRPIFDGPPERRYLVYNSTAVREDEYFLAGKMIAVSIIHGGPAPHFLSKDLVNHIIGKPSFSATVEDVTDEEIGKALRQVQEAESEESLQNLILQNSTMFQTAGCFRRVKACEKHTLVEEYLRWYIIDHNHIAIQRFRDGLASLQFLTALQQHSGVLAPVLYHSSKALTAAEMESMFSPDLSPRGSNRRQKEVKIIGFWADFLLDCEEKVTAVSLEDVLMFATGLAALPPAGIAPPPSIEFLTDSPFPMASTCANTLKLPLLDSYSVFKTNMEFGIQNAPGFGCF; from the exons atggcaaatcagaaaacacaacaacaaaacagaaaacacaacaacaaaacagaaaacacaacaacaaatcagaaaactcaacggcaaatcagaaaacacaacaacaaaacagaaaacacaacggcaTTAACCAAACCGGAAAAGGTAGGTACTCTCGGGCGACATGAATGGTCGCTGATTGGACTGATCCGTCCTTTGAACCGGAAGGACAACACCGccagacaaacagaaacaaaggaaCACGCCGCGATGTATTGCCACAATTGTGGCAAAGAGTTCGAGGGAAAACCCAACTTCTGCAGTGATTGTGGGAAAAGGCTGCAAGAAGACGGTGACGATACTCACGCGCCACCTTCAA AATCACAGACTATTCAAACCCCTACTCTAGGGACCTTTCTGGAgtacagaaagagaaaaacagaggagaggCAAAAGTTTTCATGTGGGAAAATGGAGGCAAAGAAAACAAGTAAAGTGCAG ataaaTGTTGGTTTGATGACCATTGGGAAGGGTGGTGGTGTCAAGCCACAGCGTGGGAAAACTCTTTGCCTTTCTACACATCCTGACATCACTGCCCTAGATCTGCTTAAtcaggcagtgaaaaaaatGAGGGACTTCAACAAAGACCTGGATGAAGGACCTTTCCTCCTTCTTTATCCAGATGGCTCTGAAGTTATTAATATCCCTGGGACACAAAGACCATTTACTCTAAAAACATACAAGGCAGAAATTGGCAGGCCATATCAGCGGATCACCGTTTTTATCTGCTCAAAAAAAGACTTTGAGGAAG TTGGAGAATTGCCAGACAcatctgactctgactctgagattgtgataaaaacaacatcaaGAGAGTTTGATCTAGCTGATACACTG CCATTTGAACCTCATCACAAAAGCAGTCCTGTACACAAAGAGCCTGACAAAGT GAATGGTGCTGGGGGGCTGTCACTCTCTACTGAAGTACAACAG ACTATACACTTGGATGAGGATCATACTTATCCAGGTACCTCCGGATGTCTTGACGTCAAGAGCTCCTgttacag AAACTACACCAATCTCTTTGCACCTATCGtcattgatgatgatgaggaggatgaagtTCTCATTCCTGAGGAAACAAATGACATGCCCTCAGAAGAATCTGA ACCCACAACTGTGCAGGCACCTGAAGTAATTGCAAATTTGGCACTTGCAATTGACCGCAAGAAAGTCAGCAGGTTCAATATATCGAGATCTGACGTATGGGATGGAGCCGTCAGAGGATTTCGACGCAGCTCATACTCCGAAAACAGCGACATCTTCGTTAAGTTTACCGACGATGCAGGGTCCTTTGAAGAAGGGTTGGACACAGGTGGGCCGAGGCGAGAATTCCTCACACTTCTAATGAATCACCTGAGAAATCGCCCCATCTTCGATGGACCTCCAGAAAGACGATATCTTGTGTACAATTCCACAG CTGTCAGGGAAGATGAGTACTTTCTTGCAGGCAAGATGATTGCTGTGTCTATCATACACGGGGGACCAGCACCACATTTCCTCTCAAAGGACCTTGTCAACCACATAATAGGGAAGCCAAGTTTCAGCGCCACTGTGGAAGATGTAACAGATGAGGAGATAGGGAAAGCTCTACGTCAG GTCCAGGAAGCAGAATCGGAggagtctttgcaaaatctaaTTTTGCAAAACAGCACAATGTTCCAAACAGCTGGATGCTTCCGACGTGTCAAAGCTTGTGAGAAGCATACACTCGTGGAGGAGTACCTCAGATGGTACATTATAGACCACAACCACATTGCCATTCAACg ATTCAGAGATGGACTGGCAAGTCTGCAGTTTTTGACTGcactgcagcagcattctggTGTGCTGGCTCCTGTCCTATACCATTCTTCCAAGGCCCTGACTGCTGCAGAAATGGAAAGCATGTTCAGCCCAGACCTCAGCCCAAGAGGAAGCAACAGGCGGCAGAAGGAGGTCAAAATAATTGGATTTTGGGCTGATTTTCTTCTCGATTGTGAAG AAAAAGTGACGGCTGTGTCCCTTGAGGATGTGCTGATGTTTGCCACTGGTTTAGCAGCACTTCCACCAGCAGGAATAGCACCCCCTCCAAGCATTGAGTTTTTAACTGATTCACCTTTTCCAATGGCAAGCACATGTGCAAACACACTGAAGCTACCGCTCTTGGATTCCTACAGTGTCTTTAAGACAAACATGGAGTTTGGGATCCAGAATGCTCCAGGATTTGGATGTTTTTAG